A part of Arachis hypogaea cultivar Tifrunner chromosome 12, arahy.Tifrunner.gnm2.J5K5, whole genome shotgun sequence genomic DNA contains:
- the LOC112727098 gene encoding DNA polymerase alpha-associated DNA helicase A, whose product METAPACFFCGGIPATATATATSTPNSVPFRCAVRVPFSSSFASLCLLARTRHGGGGGGASVFRSLFSSSSSSSVSGLGLIRSAANSETKLPAPRNAKRSRRRTRTPTVSPPTPRPPSPEKTNSNGNGNSNGNGDPLGWKDLGKSVVRWIRESMRAMALDFAAAELQGEVEFGELSQRMGPGLTFVIEAQPYLNAVPMPLGLEVMCFKACTHYPTLFDHFQRELREVLQDLQNKSLLQDWRQTQSWKLLKTLANSAQHRAVARKIAHPLPRTVQGVLGMDLDKVKAMQQRIEDFTNRMSELLRIERDAELEFTQEELDAVPRPLDDASDPSRPIEFLVSHSQPQQELCDTICNLTAISTSTGLGGMHLVLFKVEGNHRLPPTTLSPGDMVCVRTCDSRGAVTTSCIQGFVNNLGDDGCSIIVALESRHGDPTFSKLFGKSVRIDRIQGLADTLTYERNCEALMLLQKNGLRKKNPSIAVVATLFGEEEDVAWLEKNNFVDWEEEKLNGLLENETFDSSQQRAIALGLNKKRPVLVIQGPPGTGKTGLLKQLIVCAVQQGERVLVTAPTNAAVDNMVEKLSNVGLNIVRVGNPARISKAVGSKSLGAIVNAKLASFREEYERKKSNLRKDLRLCLKDDSLAAGIRQLLKQLGRSLKKKEKQTMNEVLSSAQVVLATNTGAADPLIRRLDAFDLVVIDEAGQAIEPSCWIPILQGKRCILAGDQCQLAPVILSRKALEGGLGISLLERATALHEGILTTRLTTQYRMNDAIASWASKEMYGGLLKSSESVFSHLLVDSPFVKPTWITQCPLLLLDTRMPYGSLSVGCGEHLDPAGTGSFYNEGEADIVLQHVVSLVYAGVNPAAIVVQSPYVAQVQLLRDMLDEVPEASGTEVATIDSFQGREADAVILSMVRSNTLGAVGFLGDSRRINVAITRARKHVAVVCDSSTICHNTFLARLLRHIRHFGRVKHAEPGSFGGSGLGMNPILPSIN is encoded by the exons ATGGAAACTGCACCCGCTTGCTTCTTCTGCGGTGGAATCCCTGCAACTGCAACTGCCACAGCGACATCAACTCCGAATTCTGTGCCTTTCCGTTGTGCCGTTAGAGTTCCCTTCTCTTCTTCGTTTGCCTCGCTCTGCCTGTTAGCTCGTACCAGgcacggcggcggcggcggcggcgcttCTGTTTTCCGCTCTTTGTTCTCGTCGTCGTCTTCTTCGTCGGTCTCCGGCCTCGGCCTAATTCGAAGCGCCGCTAACAGCGAAACGAAGCTCCCGGCTCCAAGGAACGCTAAACGAAGTAGAAGAAGAACGCGGACGCCAACGGTTTCTCCTCCTACTCCTCGGCCTCCGTCTCCGGAGAAAACTAACAGTAACGGTAACGGTAACAGCAATGGGAATGGGGATCCTCTCGGGTGGAAGGATCTTGGGAAGAGTGTTGTGAGATGGATTAGGGAGAGCATGAGGGCCATGGCGTTGGATTTCGCGGCGGCGGAGTTGCAGGGGGAAGTGGAATTCGGGGAGTTGAGTCAGCGAATGGGACCTGGTCTGACTTTTGTGATCGAGGCCCAGCCTTATCTGAACGCTGTTCCGATGCCACTTGGGCTTGAAGTGATGTGCTTCAAGGCCTGCACACACTACCCAACTCTCTTTGATCACTTCCAGAGGGAGCTTCGGGAGGTTCTCCAGGACCTTCAGAATAAGTCCTTGCTACAAGACTGGCGCCAAACGCAGTCTTGGAAGCTGCTTAAAACTCTCGCCAATTCAG CTCAGCATCGAGCAGTGGCCAGAAAGATAGCCCATCCCCTGCCCAGGACTGTCCAAGGTGTTTTAGGAATGGACTTGGACAAGGTCAAAGCAATGCAGCAGAGGATTGAGGATTTCACCAACCGTATGTCTGAACTACTCCGTATTGAAAGGGATGCTGAATTGGAGTTCACTCAGGAGGAATTGGATGCTGTTCCTAGGCCTCTGGATGATGCTTCAGACCCCTCAAGACCGATTGAGTTCTTGGTTAGCCATAGCCAGCCTCAGCAAGAACTCTGTGACACCATTTGCAACTTAACTGCCATCAGTACCTCTACCG GACTTGGGGGAATGCATTTGGTGTTGTTCAAGGTTGAAGGCAACCATCGATTACCACCTACTACTCTTTCACCTGGAGATATGGTTTGTGTCAGAACATGTGACAGCAGGGGTGCAGTTACAACTTCTTGCATACAAGGATTTGTGAACAATCTTGGGGATGATGGCTGCAGTATTATTGTTGCTTTAGAGTCACGCCATGGTGATCCTACATTTTCCAAACTATTCGGAAAGAGTGTGCGCATAGACCGTATTCAAGGACTGGCTGATACACTTACCTATGAG CGCAACTGTGAAGCTCTAATGCTGCTTCAGAAGAATGGTTTGCGGAAGAAGAATCCTTCAATTGCTGTTGTAGCTACACTTTTTGGAGAAGAGGAAGATGTTGCATGGCTTGAGAAGAATAATTTTGTTGACTGGgaagaagaaaaattaaatggACTGCTAGAAAATGAAACATTCGATAGTTCTCAGCAGCGAGCAATTGCATTGGGTTTGAATAAGAAGAGACCTGTATTGGTTATCCAAGGGCCTCCGGGTACAGGCAAGACTGGTTTGCTCAAGCAACTTATAGTATGTGCCGTTCAACAAGGTGAAAGGGTTCTAGTGACGGCACCTACGAATGCAGCTGTTGATAACATGGTTGAAAAGCTTTCAAATGTTGGATTAAATATTGTCCGAGTTGGAAATCCTGCTCGTATTTCAAAAGCTGTGGGATCAAAGTCTTTAGGTGCAATTGTAAATGCAAAGCTTGCAAGTTTTCGAGAAGAGTATGAaaggaaaaagtcaaatctaaggAAGGATCTAAGACTTTGTTTAAAGGACGATTCACTAGCTGCAGGCATACGGCAACTTCTGAAACAGCTGGGAAGGTCtctcaagaaaaaagaaaaacagactATGAATGAAGTTTTATCTAGTGCGCAGGTTGTGCTTGCCACTAATACTGGAGCAGCTGATCCCTTGATTCGAAGGCTAGATGCTTTTGACCTGGTTGTCATAGATGAAGCAGGACAAGCAATTGAACCATCTTGTTGGATTCCTATATTGCAGGGAAAGCGCTGTATTCTTGCTGGTGATCAATGCCAACTTGCTCCTGTCATATTGTCCAGAAAGGCCTTAGAAGGTGGCCTAGGAATATCACTACTGGAGAGAGCTACAGCATTGCACGAAGGGATTCTAACCACCAGGCTAACAACACAATACCGTATGAATGATGCAATTGCTAGTTGGGCCTCAAAGGAGATGTACGGAGGATTGTTGAAGTCTTCTGAGTCTGTCTTTTCTCATCTTCTTGTAGACTCTCCTTTTGTTAAG CCTACTTGGATAACCCAATGTCCACTGCTATTGCTTGATACAAGAATGCCATATGGAAGTCTGTCGGTTGGTTGCGGAGAGCATCTGGATCCAGCAGGAACAGGCTCATTTTATAATGAAGGAGAAGCTGATATAGTTCTGCAGCACGTCGTTTCCTTGGTTTATGCTG GTGTTAACCCAGCTGCCATTGTGGTGCAGTCCCCTTATGTCGCTCAAGTGCAGCTTCTGAGGGACATGCTTGATGAGGTACCTGAAGCTTCTGGTACTGAGGTTGCAACCATTGATAGTTTTCAAGGTCGCGAAGCTGATGCAGTAATTTTATCCATG GTACGGTCAAACACATTGGGAGCTGTTGGATTCCTTGGTGATAGCAGAAGAATCAATGTTGCCATCACAAGGGCACGCAAACATGTAGCCGTGGTCTGTGACAGCTCAACAATATGCCACAACACCTTCCTGGCAAGACTTCTGCGTCACATTCGACACTTTGGTCGGGTGAAGCATGCAGAACCAGGTAGTTTTGGGGGTTCTGGACTAGGGATGAACCCCATATTACCCTCCATTAATTAG